In the Populus trichocarpa isolate Nisqually-1 chromosome 8, P.trichocarpa_v4.1, whole genome shotgun sequence genome, AACTTGATGTGGTTGCTCCTAGAatgtacatgttttttttttcctatcatacATATTTCTTCTGTGTTCTTTGTACATAGAATTTTTTGCAGAAGGGACAGTCATCTGGGCTGGCCACCGGAAAATTGGTCTCGCTTGGAGACCCAAAGTTTCTGTGTAAATAGAAAGCGATACACCTCCTGTCATCTCCggtgctttcttcttcttttttttttggactggGGAAGTTGCATTCGTGTTAAATCGAATACCTCTGATGAATATTCGAGTGCAAAATAAGAATACAAAGGTCATTCACCAAACCACACCATGCTCTCCGCATAAAGAACCAGGCAATGCAATTTGCTCTTTGATCTGCTTGTCCCGAATTTCCTGGAAACAAATTTGTAATTGTCAAAGACAcgggagaaaagaaaaggattagaCTTTCAATTAGCGAACAATTTTCTTTAGTTTGGTTTTGTATgataatttatcaaaagaaattcaGTTTATGGTTTGCAAACAAAATGCGAGAACACGAATATTtattaagataaattataattaatattttattatatttaaaaaaaaatgggttgagCGTATGTTTTCATCATGGTGTTCTTGCTcgatagttattaaatttgatctggGAGTTGATTCTGTTAAAGAATCGAGTTTTGAGTTATACTGGTTGATCCGAGTCaacctagaaaaattaaaaaaaatatatttgaagtttaaaagattatttcaaaaggtttttttatcttatattaaaaaaaaatgatttttttattgtgaatataGCATATATTACTAAAAGGTTTTAAATTCTacgttgaaaaaataaaatatttttctagtatttatataatgaactttttaaaaaattaataataagcaactaaaaattatatatataaaaaatatctaactaagaaaaaaaatacatttaaaaaaaaaaacctgcaatTGTGAAGTCCAGAAGTACCATCTACTCATCACAATTTGCTCCACCACACCAACTGCTAAGCTCCAAGATCCCACAACTTTGTCATTTACAATAATAGAAGAGATAATTGCTAATATTTGTAAGGAATAATTTACTATTTTGATTAATCTCAGTATTGAAGAAAGTTCACAAGCAATTTCATCGCTGcttaattttcatgatgaaaGTGATCcgactttatttgttttttgttttaaaaatattttaaaaaaaataattttttttatttttatatttcaaattaattatttcggtgtttttagatcgttttgatgaaataatgtaaaaattaattttttaaaataaaaaattattattttaatatatttataagtaaaatacacttaaaaaaataattgcaagaaCACTCCCTAACGCCTCCTagcatttagtttttatacattaaaatCCACTACTCTCTCCTTTATGATATGGATGTAGTCCACATTTCAATTTATGCATTTACGAGTGTTATCTTCACACGTAAGCAAGCTCCAGAGTCTGTGGGTAATCACATGCTTGGAGAGGAAGAAACAGTTTGCATCTCAGCAAAACCTTTTCCTTTAAAATGCGGGAAATGAAATTTCACCGTGAAAGCGAAGGAATCCATCCAATTATTCTGTTTAAGCCACCGCGTCcacatacaaaacaaaaaatcaaaaatttaaaaaaaaaaaggaagagaaagccgcaaagtaaaaaaaaaaactaaaaaacttcaTAAAAGGACAGGGGAATCGTCCGTCGAGTTCTCACATTTCGCACTCAACTCAAACAATTTCGCGTGTGTATCTCGAGTTTCGTGCCCGTCTCAGTCTCTTCAAAGTCATGACCACCACGTGTCGGTTACCCAACCCCCGAGCCCCagataaattcaacaaaacccATTTCCGAAAGCAAACAAGCAAGACAGACACCATTAGAAAAATTCTTTGATCctgaaattcaattcaattcaattacattaaaaatcaaaaccctatATCTCGTACCTTTTGAAAAGCTGAGAAAGAAGGTGAGTTTATGTTAGAAAAGCGACTGAGAAAATCTTTGTAAGtagtaaaaaaatgaaggaaacaACCGAGATAATGTGCAATGTTATTGATGTGCAGTATCAACTTTGCCTGGCTAAAGATCAGCAGAACATGGCTCCTTCAACTCCGGTTTTTGATTCGATTTCCACAGAAGTCTCGCGTTTTGAGACGGTACGTTCTTTAATTCTCAAGATTTATTATcggtttctttattttttgcttgaagTTACTTTCTTTTTGTGGGTTTCAAGATTGTTCTTTTATTAGCTAATAGCAGCTTGTGATTCCCTTTTAAGGAAGAATCTAAATTGGgcgtttgttttttaacttttttttttttgggtttctcgAGATAATTGGACTGCCAATTTTTATTGATTCCGCGTGTGTTCTGGTGGAATTTCGGTCCCCGACTGAAAATTTACTGTTGTTTGTGTTTAGGGGGCAATTTGTTCGGTCCTGAATGGTGTCATAAGGCGATTGATTAGTCAAGGATTACAAGTTAGATACTCGCCTTTTACTTTATGGTTAAGGATAATAGGATtagctttatttctttttggtaTAATTTGTGGGTTTTCAGCTATAAATTATGGGTTTTCCCTTGATTTATCAGATGTTGAATCCTAGCTCATGAAGTCAAAAGGGTTGTACAATTTAATATGCGGGGCTTAATGAAAACAGTGTTAGGGAGTTGGAATTTGCCTTGAAATCTCTACAACCTATTGTGCTTTATGTGTTAGTGAGTCATTTTGGGTTTgttatcatctttttttcacATGCTTTCTTGTCCAAAGtgcagtttatttattttaaacgcTGTATCATTGTATTTTCTGCTTTACAATTGATTTCTCCGAACATGTACTTACCTCTTTATCTCTTGCATTGTAGGTCGTGGAGTCTTCTGCTGCCAAGCTTTTTCCTCGCATCCGTTCTGGTAGCTATGCAGATATTGGATCAAGGCCGTCTATGGATGATGAACACGTTAGGATTGATGATCTATCTGCCCATCTGGGTTCTTATTTCAAGTGTCCGAGCTCTTTTTATGCAGTTTTTGATGGTCATGGAGGGCCTGATGCAGCTGCTTATGTCAAGAGGAATGCTGTGAGGTTGTTTTTTGAAGATGTTCACTTGCCACAAACATCTGATGTTGATGATGTCTTCCTAAGAGCACTGTTAAATTCCCATAGGGAAGCGTTTTTACAGGCTGACTCTGCATTGGCTGATAAAAGCATTGTTAGCAGTTCATGTGGAACAACAGCATTGACTGCCCTAGTTCTTGGAAGGCATTTAGTGGTTGCAAATGCTGGTGACTGTCGAGCTGTTCTCTGTAGGAAAGGGGTAGCCGTTGATGTGTCTCAAGATCACAAGCCTTCTTATTTGCCAGAACGCAGACGGGTTGAGGAGTTGGGTGGTCGTGTTCAAGGTGAATATCTTAATGGTCCTTCTGTTACTCGAGCCCTTTCTGTTACTCGAGCCCTTGGAGATTGGGATTTTAAGCTTCCAGTTGGCTCCACATCACCTCTCACTGCTGAGCCAGAGGTTCAACAGTTTATGTTAACAGAGGCTGATGAATTCTTGATTATTGGTTGTGATGGTATCTGGGACGTTATGTCAAGCCAGCATGCTGTCAGCCTTGTCCGTCGTGGGCTTAGGCGGCATGATGACCCAGAACTTAGTGCCAGAGAACTAGTCATGGAAGCATCACGCCTCCATTCAGCTGATAATCTCACTGCTGTTGTTGTCTGCTTCGCTTCACCTAATCCTGTTGAGTCATGCGAACCTCGAAGCCGAAGGTTGAGGTTCTTCTGTCTCTCTGAGGAGGCTCGGAGCAAGCTGAAGAGCTTGTTCGAAGGCAATTGAATGTGCATACAAATTATTTCACGTTATTTACTGATGTTTGGTATGGTAAAGGATTTTCATCTGCTGTGACTGTTTCGGATGTTTTAGAAAAACAGCCAGCGGTTTTGTAGGGTAGAGGAGCGGGCGGGGTTAGGGTAATACATCAAGTGAAATGCTAGTCTTTGTTGTTTACTGACAGTGCAAGGTTATTTTGGTTTCATTGGGTTCCGCTCAATGCGATGGTctgttgtcttttttctttgttttctcttgTACACATCATCTCTGTTTACGTGTCCATGGGGATAATGAAACGAGACTTCAACTTATGTGTCATGTGCCTCTTGAATGCAATCCTAGTTACAAGTCTAATTCTTGAGAATGTGAGcgatatttaataaaagaaattgttttagaAGTAAGAACTATAGGAACCTTATTTACttatggattttttattttttttcactcgtCGGGAGGGCTTTGATATTCACGTGCAACCCCTTTTGAGAATTTGCCTCTCCTATTTTGTCCCAAAGCCAAaggatatttttcattttcgcCATCCTTGTTGGTTTCCAGCATCCGAACCTCGTTCACAAAATCGATCAAATGGTTTCACGACAAATTTCGTTCGAGCTGGCTTTAGTAGTGGCACACAAAGGCCTCATCATCTTAGCAGGAATTGTTGTCTAAGCTCGCTACCCACCAGGCAAATATAAGAAAAGGGTAATGCTAGGATTTCTAAGGCCACCATTTTCTAGaatttcaataaacaaaatCTACATTGATATTTTGTACTTGGCAGAGACAAGACCGTTTGATTTGTTATCTTCCTAACCCACCTAAGAAAAAGCTCATCTTGATCAATATATCTCAACCGTTCAACCGTTGAATATACACCATCTCTAGGGGCAACACCCCCATTAGAAAACACTGTACATTTGTAAATTTTGGAAGGCATCAAAATCAAACCGGACTTCCCATTTTTTATGAATAGGAAATTAAGTACCTAAACTTTATATATTAGCCGATGACCCACAAATCTGCTTTTCATAAATGGTTCGTGTTCAATGTTAAATCAAGGACAGGCCTCCCTTCAATCAAAGAATAGAAATGCCAACGTCTGCCATTACATCAAAACCATAACAGTAAAGGAAAGAACAGCTCAGCCAGTTATAAAATAAGATACACTTGATTTCTACCCtaagaaaagtaaaaagcaaaaaccttttttataatattctatCATACCTCACCAGCTGTTAGATTATATATGATTTGTAGTTTTTGCTCCGTAGggtattgtttattttagtttcaattaTCGTCCCactttcaaatttaatagatcATGAAGAACTTGCAAATGTTTTTGAGAaatttatgaatatatataaatggtgTGTGTGAGACTCAATTGGAGACTGGAGATAAATTTAGCAttagtaatttaaaataatagttcGAATATGTCTTGATATTGTTTTTGTGCTccttaaataaatttcttactCTATAGGGTTTCTCAATTGAGTTCTTCAAccacttctattttttttcttaatattttttaaagttccagataaataatgtcattttatagtttatttttattttctccctAAAAATCTTGAAGATTTTAGACAAAAagcttaattgaaaatataaatcctttgaaacttaattgagacaaaaaaacaatctttgaGGATACCATTGAGATTCTAGTTATGGTTTGGGGACCCATTTGAAATTTGGCGAAATATTCTAGCCTCAGAGTTGTCAAAAGCCGCAGTCCCAAGgagaccaaaaataaaaaactcgaATAACATAGACAAAGAGCGACACCGATTCTACCAGACAATCAAAAATGGCGATGGCAAGTATTGCAAGGAGAAAGGCATGCTTTTTAACAAGAAACTTATCAAATTCTTCAAGTGCTGATGCTTTCAAGTTTTCTTATTCCCTCACTAAATTCTCTCGTGGGTTTGCTTCCTCGGGATCTGAAGAGAACGATGTAGTTGTCATCGGTGGTGGACCAGGTGGCTATGTGGCTGCTATTAAAGCTGCCCAGTTGGGTCTCAAAACTACTTGTATTGAAAAACGTGGTACTCTTGGTGGCACTTGTCTTAATGTCGGCTGTATCCCTTCAAAGgtaattcccttttgttttggtttctctTTTTGATCTCTTTCTGTGTTAAAGTTGTTGGGTTGTGTTTGTTTCTgtgagattttatattttgtttgctttcaGATCTGTTGGTATTGTTTGTTACCTGAATTTGATTGATGGGTTTTCCGTCGGAAATGGGAATTTTTCTGATTGCTTTTTTGATAGAGATTTCTTGTTATGTATTTTACTGTTTATCGAAATTTCGAACAAATTATGCTTTGGCTATTGGAGAGGTTTTTGACTGTTTAACGGAAGGAATAAAAACAGTAGaagattttgtttgttattggATTCAACATTTTGATCTCCATCTGTGAAAGTTCATTTCGCAGTGTATAGAAGGCCCAAAGTATCCTGCAATTAATCCCTGTTAGGCAGTGGATTTAGGTTGGGAACGCTGATGAAACCGTATTTCccaaaaattcagaaatttttcttttgtttttttacttaaaattattttttttatgttttcaaataatttgGATGTACTGGtatcaaaagtaatttttaaaaaataaaaaaaattattttgatacgtttccaggcaaaaaaacattttgaaccaCAACCGCTaacacactcccaaacacctcTAGATTATCCAAATAGAACTTTTAAGTTGTCTGATTAGTTCTACTGATTGTATGTTTTACATCTGTGGTTGACATGGTGATTTGTTTTGTAACCAGCTTGTTTATATTAGTTCGTCTAAAATGTTCTGGAATTCAACATATTATGAACTGTGTATTTGTGCctttgaagttaacaaccagAAGTATTACTCCTGGATTGTCAACTCATTTATGTATTCTTTGTATTTAGTTATTTAACCTATCTTTTGTAGCTTTATTGTTCTTTCTTATAGCCAAACTCTTTGACAAGCATTGGGAAAAAATGTTTGCACACGTAACATATTTCACATTTGGAATTTATCCAACCCTTCTTTTTTTCAGGCACTTCTTCACTCATCACACATGTTCCATGAAGCCCAACATTCATTTGCTAGCCATGGAGTGAAGTTCTCTTCTGTTGAGGTTGATTTACCTGCCATGATGGCCCAAAAAGACAAAGCTGTGTCTACCCTTACTCGAGGTATTGAAGGTTTATTAAAGAAGAACAAAGTCAACTATGTCAAAGGATATGGCAAGTTCATCTCCCCATCTGAGGTGTCAGTGGACACTATTGATGGTGCAAACACTGTTGTGAAAGGCAAGAATATCATAATTGCCACAGGTTCTGATGTAAAGTCTCTGCCTGGGATTACCATCGACGAAGAGAAAATCGTATCTTCTACTGGTGCTTTGGCTTTGAAAAAGATTCCAAAGAAACTTGTGGTCATTGGGGCAGGCTATATTGGACTTGAGATGGGCTCAGTGTGGCGCCGACTTGGTTCAGAAGTCACCGTCGTTGAGTTTGCTCCGGATATTGTCCCAAGCATGGATGGGGAAGTTCGCAAGCAATTTCAACGCATGCTTGAGAAGCAGAAGATGAAATTCATGCTCAAAACTAAGGTTGTAGGAGTTGATACTTCTGGAGATGGTGTGAAATTGACACTTGAACCAGCATCTGGCGGTGACCAGACAACTCTTGAAGCTGATGTGGTTCTTGTCTCTGCTGGTAGGACTCCATTCACTGCTGGGCTTGGACTGGACAAGATTGGTGTGGAAACTGACAAGGTTGGACGAATTCCTGTCGATGAAAGGTTTGTGACAAATGTTTCTGGTGTCTATGCTATTGGGGATGTGATTCCTGGCCCAATGTTAGCCCACAAGGCAGAAGAGGATGGAGTTGCTTGTGTGGAATTCATAGCAGGCAAGCACGGCCACGTTGACTATGATAAGGTCCCTGGAGTTGTATATACACATCCTGAGGTTGCATCTGTTGGTAAGACTGAAGAGCAGGTCAAGGCACTTGGTGTTGAGTACTGTGTTGGGAAGTTCCCTCTCTTGGCAAATAGTCGCGCCAAGGCAATCGACGATGCTGAAGGGCTAGTCAAGATAATTGCTGAGAAAGAGACAGACAAAATATTGGGAGTTCATATCATGGCACCTAATGCTGGAGAGCTCATTCACGAGGCCGCGCTGGCTCTTACTTATGATGCTTCTAGTGAGGACATAGCTCGTGTATGCCACGCTCATCCAACAATGAGTGAGGCATTGAAGGAAGCTGCCATGGCCACTCATGACAAGGCCATTCACATCTAAAAGGATTGATTattacctttctttttcatttttgctGAAAGACCTTGCGATTGGCTTAGTAAAACTGCCCTCTGCTTTGCTCATCCTTTATTTGATCAGGTTTGAATAGAGATTTACTGTTCATTTCCTTGCATCTACATGAGAATAACTAAACACGGTCAACATTCGTGATGAGATGAGTGCATGCATTTTGAGTCAATGGCCATTACTAATGAGACCTTGTGTTCTCATGAATTGTCATTgcagttgtttttatttttttgttcaaaaaattgGCATTGCAGCTGTTGGTATATTGGGATCCTACCCAAATGATAGAATATGTAATTCATTTTAGTCGTGGAGCcgttggttttttggtttttgttagtTTCTGTCACAAGTGAGCTGTGAAATGCTCCATACTTATCTTCCGCCCAGTCACAAATGCGGGCCATCAATCACTTTCGAAAAGTTAAGAATTAGCCATTTGATTTGTGTGTTCCATAGTATCTAAATCGTCTTACCTAATGCTCAGAAGTCGGAATGTTCTCTGATCCTTTTCCTTCCCCTAGAGATGTATAGAAGAAATCTAAGAGGGCATATTGCGCCATGCAAGGACTAAGGTCACAAGTTCCTTCTCTTGAGCCTTCTCATGAATGGTTGCATGCCTCCATTACCGGCAATTTAAAACATCCAATTTTCAAACGGAAATGAGTTCATATGCTTGCGTGATTATCTCTAGATAGAGTTGAGAGTTGATATAATTTCACGGGCACGGGTAAGAGAACCAGTGAGCGGACGCTGCAACAAAGATCCCCTAGGAGCTCAGAGCAATACTATTGCCAAGAGGAAAAGTATATCGAACTGAAAAGACTATTTATTAGCCCTGCGAGGGAAATGGAGGTGCTGTATTGGATTTACTACAAGCCCTCTAATCCTCATGCCTCCGCCAAGGAAATGTAATGGGAGGTGAAACATGTATTGCATGatgaaaagagataaaaaatggAAGGGCGTGGAGAGATTTCATCCATCATGTTACATCGGTAGCTGGTCTAAGCTCCCGACAACCACAGACCAGAAAACCATCTGCTAAAACTTGGAAAGAGGACAAACATTTGCTGCAGATAAGACAGTGCTCTCCTCATCTCCTCTTCACGAAGTAACCAAAGATTTCACAGGAAGTTCCTTGACCACTTAAAATACACCAATCCATCACTCTGCTCATCTAACAGAAATCCTTGACCgcacaacaaaaacaaaccatcCCGAAGCTGTAAGCAAAATCATGGGGCCTTCCCCATGTTCACTGCAAGTTCACGATAGTGGAGTTGCTAGGAAGTGTGATTACATCACAAATCCTCTCGCATATCtgtcaaatttgaaaaaaaaaggagtcaaattatacaaaaggaaaaaacatgtcAATTAAAATCATACAcgtaaagcaaaataaaaataaatacataaaaacaatgaaaataaatacattaattattttcataattctcgtaaaacaaagaattaataATCAATATCAATTAACCAGCAAAAACACTACCCAAACTACATCAAATCGTgttaataaaattgtattagatatttaacttaaaattctTAAGAATTAAGGATAAAAGTTCgaggaaaatgataaaaaagaaaatcaatcatAAGATAGATATCTTATGCATTACTTAAGAGGGTTTCATTAGTAAATctcataaatataattgttgatatttttcgataaataaattatataatattagaattaCTTGTTTTGTTATTCTTTGTTGCAGCTTGCTTTTTGTACTTTTTgggtttcttcatcaatttaatgccttttaatatatatatatatatatatatggtttattaaaaaagaagaagaagagctaaCAACATGGGTGCCAATCAAAGAACTTCAGAAGTATTTGCGGCCACCTAAGCGTTGATTCAACAAcggaaaaaatattgatcagacaagaaaaataaatggcatatatgaattatgtttaattgAATCACTATTCAAGTTGAAAAAGAGGCCAATTCTGTTGTAACGCTAGAGATATGACCAGTCAAACAGTAGTTGGTTTAATAACTGGGCTGAAGGTTGCACTATAATCAAGAACAGGACGTTGATGAAAATCTTTAGCCACAAGACGTGTCTTATACCTTGCGATACTGCTATCAGGATTACGTTTGATTCTAAATATCCATTTGTTTCCCACAAGCCTCTGAGATGGATTAGGAGGAACAAGAGTCCAAGTGCCATGTCGAACAAGTGCAGTAAATTCATCAGACATGGCTTGTCTCCAATTAGGATCTTTAATGGCTTGAGACACTACACATGTGGGCTCAACAGAGGTAATTGGTAAAAAGGTAAAGTTTCTTGGGGCGATGTATATTATTCATGGATCGTGTAGTCATTTGAGATCTGCTTCATAACCAATAAGGAGATCATGAAGTTCCTCAAAGCTGAGGGAGGATTCGCGAGCCCTGATAGGGCCTACAATGTCGTGAAATTCATCACCAAGTCCATTAAGAATGTGGAGCGTAAGATCATCATTGGTTAAAGGTGTGTCAATGAGTGCTAGTTCATCTGCAATAGATTTGACAGATTGCAAAAACTCAGAGAATGAACGGGTACCACGTTGGCTGGATGTGAGAGTTTCCTTCAACTGCATGACTCTAGTCCGTGAGCGATTTGCAAACAGACGAGCAAGTGTGCTCCAAGCTTCTCGGGACGTGTCAGCTGTGGCCACAAGTGGCATGACGTTTTCTGACACAGACGAAAATATCGCATTGAGTAGTTGTCCTGACAATACCAGTGCTGGTATGCAGGTGAAATGGAGGGAGCTGCAGTAGTAGAGTTGGAAGTGGTTCGAGGCGGACAGGTTGAGGAGCCAATAGCCATCCACATAGCCAAGGAGCTCATAACCAATAAGCAGAGAGGTGAATTGTGCTCGCCATGAAGGATAATTTGTTCCTGTAAGTTTAAGGGGCAATTGGGACGTAGTGTTAATGGCGGTGAGTGATAGCTTGGTGGTAATGTCTGAGCTGGGGGTAGAATTAGGTGTTGAGTTGCTTACAGGGAggaacacatttgaaaaaaaaaaaaaaaaaaaaaaaggaattacaaAAGTAATGTCCATAGTTGATGTTATCCTTATCATGTGATAGCGTTGATACACGGCTGGCCACTGTCTTCATTTTGTAATTGGGTATTGAAGTATTCATTACGACATGTCGGCTGAGCTTGCTTGGCCAAATTGGCTCCAGCCGCCCTCTTTGCATTTGAGCTAAGCCATGAAGTTTCTCTTGTTTATGTTCAGCTCTACGGAAGCTGTTGCAACATCTAGACGTGAATATGGCTTTGGCTTTCATGTCCCCAATTTTCTTGGTGTGGAGGTTAATTTCTTGTAAATGCTCTTATCTATTCGGTGGTCTGCATGCAAGCCCTCTTGTTTCAAGTATGAGGATTTAGATAGGCATCCATATTATCACACTAAAAGCcgttcattttcattttaaaattaacatgcgGCTTCTCTCTTTAATTACTTGCAAAACAACATTCCTTTATACCTcgataactaaaattaattgcATTAAACACCCAATAAATTGTATTGGAACCAATCTTGtgttaaaattgatttcaattatttaaatagaTTGGTCATAGAGTTCATTACTTCTCAAGACCACCGCATAGATAAGAGCATTATTTCCATACTACCTTCTTAAATTTCCATACAAGTCGTCGTTCTTTACTTCTCAATAGTTCTTTATTTCTTCCCTCTCGCATGTGATATCGGAAGAGTATAGAGTCAGCCATGGAAGCGCATGAAGGGTGAGTGTCACACCAAGACAACgacatatataaaatgaaaaacagaaaatacCAAAACTGAAATTAATCACAGcagaaaatggaaaaacaacagcattcatatatatattagttttactcAGAAACAATAAAGATAGAAACGAGCTAGGATCGATCTCTGTCGAAACCCCATAATATCTCGCACCGGCTTTATTATTTCTTAGGAATAGCAGCACTCCCTTCGAACTAAGAAACAGAAACACAAGAAAGAACAAGCATTCAAAATTCCGGGAGAACATTTATTTCACGTAACGATacgatttgtttttgtattttaaaagtatttttaaaaatatttaaatttttttattattttaaattaatatgtttttgatatgtttagatcattttgatgtgttaatgtcaaaaataatttttttaaaaaaaatattactttaatatatttccgagtaaaaaacactttaaaaagcaaccgcaattaTACTTTCAAACACGCTCTACATGACTTATTCCTGTGAAATGGTCAGGCAGGATTTATTATCCCATGAAAATTTAGTAGAGAAAGTACATAGTCTATAACAAGACGTTGTGACAATGCAGGTAAAGATTTCACGGGATAtgatttttagagattaaatcatgtttaagaGATTTGTCGAGCttgtcttgtttcttttttcttaaattaatgttttattttttcttttatactctatttttaacttttattttgttatttttttttgtttgattctatTGGATTaaccctcaatatttttttttatttcaccccatatcattttttaatctataaataatctatcatattacaaatgatttttaatttcaccacctgtgattttttaatctttcaaaatcagttctcattcttttaattgcaatttcttTTGTCCgcgatctttttttttttcaaattttatcctcattggGTTTTTTCCTGTTAGATTTTagctcatttctttcttttttttgttgttcattttcttttataagtttttttattaatattttttcaataattttatcctttaaaattaaattagatgatATTTAAGTTTCTTGATTAAACTTGGGTTCATGATTTAACAAGttgcaagttttttatattaaactaaGTTTAGGAAGTTCATCTAAgtttgcttagttttttttcttttttttaagctgatgccatatacttttttttttagtttttttttttttaagtttttcttcaattaggtTAGGATTGGGTTGTTTGATAATCCAAATATATTcagtatgtttttatttatctttttttcattgtttttttatagtttatttattattgttgttgtttttattatttaaattaccacATGAACCAAtgacttgaaaattaaaaaaaaaattaaccaatcattttatatatat is a window encoding:
- the LOC7471086 gene encoding dihydrolipoyl dehydrogenase 2, mitochondrial; the encoded protein is MAMASIARRKACFLTRNLSNSSSADAFKFSYSLTKFSRGFASSGSEENDVVVIGGGPGGYVAAIKAAQLGLKTTCIEKRGTLGGTCLNVGCIPSKALLHSSHMFHEAQHSFASHGVKFSSVEVDLPAMMAQKDKAVSTLTRGIEGLLKKNKVNYVKGYGKFISPSEVSVDTIDGANTVVKGKNIIIATGSDVKSLPGITIDEEKIVSSTGALALKKIPKKLVVIGAGYIGLEMGSVWRRLGSEVTVVEFAPDIVPSMDGEVRKQFQRMLEKQKMKFMLKTKVVGVDTSGDGVKLTLEPASGGDQTTLEADVVLVSAGRTPFTAGLGLDKIGVETDKVGRIPVDERFVTNVSGVYAIGDVIPGPMLAHKAEEDGVACVEFIAGKHGHVDYDKVPGVVYTHPEVASVGKTEEQVKALGVEYCVGKFPLLANSRAKAIDDAEGLVKIIAEKETDKILGVHIMAPNAGELIHEAALALTYDASSEDIARVCHAHPTMSEALKEAAMATHDKAIHI